The genome window GCGTGCGGGCGACGCCGGGAAAGATACCGTCGGCGCGCTCCTCCAGCGGGCGCATCACGCGCTCGAACGTGCGGATGTTGGCGTCTATCCAGTGGTGGCGGTTCTGGACTTCGATGGCCTCGGGGAGTTCGAACTCGACGTCGCCGACCGTCCGGAGGCGGCTGCGAGCGTCGCGCACGTCCTCGGCGTAGCCCGTTCGTTCTGCCGTCGAGAGGTCGAGACTGCCGGGGTCGGTGGCGGCTTTCGCGGCGTCTGCGACCGCGTCCCAGTCGATAACGCCCGTTCCGGACGCACCCGCGACGGCCCGGACGCTACGATAGAGATTCATACGGGTACTCTGTGGGCACGGCAGAAAACGCTTCGTGTGAGGGTGTCGCGCCGGCGGGAACGTCTCGCCGGCGACGCCTTCGCTCAGGCTTCGTCGCTGAGTTCGTCCAGCTCTTCGAGTTCGTCGAAACCGGCGTCGTCGCCCATCAGGCTCTTGGCGGCCGCCGCGATGACGACGATTAACACGAGCGAGAGGAGCAGTTTACCGCCGTTACCGGAGTCGCTCGCGTCCTCGTCCGCCTCCTCGGTGGCGTCCGACGCCGACTCGTCGCGCGCCTTGCGCTCGCGGTTCTCCACGTCGGCGGCCGTCTCTATCTGGTCGACCGCGTCGCTGGTGCCGCCGTCGCTCGTGGCCCCTCCGCGTTTGCCGAGTAGTTTCGAGACTGTTCCCTTCGCCCCGGTCGAATCGCCCTGTTCGTCGGCGTCGCCTTTCTCGCCTGTGAACATGGGTGCGGTATTGGTGGGGCTGAAGCTGAATCCGTCGTGCAAGTGAACCTCGAATAGTGTGAAGTCTCCCATAGCTGTAGATAATCCGACGAGGACGAACTTAGACGTTGTGGCGGGCCAGATGGGGGTCGCGCGAACCGAAATCGCACATCGTCGGTTTCGAGTCCGGTGTGTGACCGACGGACACGGAACGCGGCCGACGACAGTTCTTCGGTTCCCCGCCCACCCCGCCTCCCGCGTGTGACGCCCTCACACCGTCTGCGGCCGAAAGACAATCGTTAAAAGTCGCCGCGGGAATATTCGGGATATGGCTGGAACTATCGAAGTGCTCGTCCCCGGCGGGCAGGCCAACCCCGGACCGCCGCTCGGCCCGGAACTCGGCCCGACGCCGGTGGACGTGCAGGCCGTCGTACAGGAAATCAACGACCAGACCGACGCGTTCGACGGCATGGAAGTCCCCGTCACCGTCGAGTACGAGGACGACGGCTCGTTCGAGATCTCCGTCGGTGTGCCGCCGACGACGGCGCTCATCAAAGACGAGGCGGGCTTCGACTCCGGCAGCGGGACGCCGCAGTCGGAGTTCGTCGCCGACCTCTCCGTCGAGCAGGTCAAGAAGATCGCCGAGCAGAAGAGCACGGACCTGCTGGCGTACGACGTGAAGAACGCCGCCAAGGAAGTCGGCGGCACCTGCGTCACCCTCGGCGTCACCATCGAGGGCGAGGACGCCCGTACGTTCAAGCAGCGCGTCGACTCCGGCGAGTACGACGACGTGCTCGCCGAGCAGAGCGAAGCGAGCGCTTGAGGCGTGAGCGGAGCGAACGCCTGAGTGTGCTCGCGGAAGAACAGACGGCGTAGTTCCACTTCACGCCCTTTTCGCGCAGTTAGAGAGAGAGCAGCAGCGCGATTGAAACGACCGAACGGCACAGGTTCACGCGGTCGCCGTCTCCGACCACGGTCTGACGGACGACGTCGAGCCCCTCCGAACGGCCGCTATCGACTGCGAACGCCTCACACGCGCCGACTCTCGCTTCGACGCTTTTAAGTCCGCGATGACCCACCTTCCAGTGAGACAGGCAGACGCCTGTTTCACTGACCCGTAGGAGCAGTTCCTGCGTACTACGGAGGTGAATAATGGCAGACGACTCTATCGTACAAGCGGTCTCTCGCGCGCTCGACGAGGCACCGGCTCGCAACTTCAGCGAGACGGTCGACCTCGCCGTTAACCTGCGCGACTTAGACCTCAACGACCCATCGAATCGTGTCGACGAGAGTATCGTCCTTCCGTCCGGAACCGGCCAGGACACCCAGATTGTGGTGTTCGCCACGGGAGAGACGGCGCTCCGCGCCGAGGACGTCGCAGACGACGTTCTCGACGGAAACGACCTCGAAGAGCTCGGTGACGACTCCGACGCCGCCAAGGACTTGGCGGACGAGACGGACTTCTTCGTCGCCGAAGCCAACATGATGCAGGACATCGGTCGCTACCTCGGTACCGTACTCGGTCCCCGAGGGAAGATGCCGACGCCGCTGCAGCCCGACGACGACGTCGTCGAGGTCGTCAACCGAATGAAGAACACGGTCCAGCTTCGCAGCCGCGACCGACGCACGTTCCACACGCGCGTCGGCGCAGACAGCATGTCCGCCGAGGAGATCGCGGACAACATCGACGTCATCGTACGTCGCCTCGAAGCCGACCTCGAGAAAGGCCCGCTGAACATCGACAGCATCTACGTGAAGACCACCATGGGCCCCTCCGTGGAGGTGGCCGGATGAGCGAGAGCGAATCCGTCCGCAAGACGGAGACGATCCCGCAGTGGAAACAGGACGAGGTCGACGAACTCGTCGACTTCGTCGAGAACTACGCGTCGGTCGGTGTCGTCGGCGTCACCGGCATTCCCAGCCGCCAGCTTCAGAACATGCGGCGGGAACTGCACGGCAGCGCCGCCGTGCGGATGAGCCGCAACACGCTGCTCGTCCGCGCGCTCGAGCAGGTCGACAGCGGCTACGAGGACCTCGTCGAGCACATCGACGGACAGGTCGCGCTCGTCGGCACGAACGACAACCCGTTCGGGCTGTACAAACAGCTCGAAGCGTCGAAGACGCCCGCTCCCATCAACGCGGGCGAAATCGCGCCCAACGACATCGTCATCCCCGAGGGTGACACGGGTGTCGACCCGGGTCCGTTCGTCGGCGAACTCCAGCAGGTGGGCGCGCAAGCGCGCATCATGGACGGCTCCATCAAGGTGACCGAGGACTCCACCGTCCTCGAAACCGGCGAGGAAGTCAGCGCCGAACTCGCGAACGTCCTGAACGAACTCGGCATCGAGCCGAAGGAAGTGGGGCTGGACCTGCGCGCCGTCTACTCCGAGGGTACGCTGTTCGACCCCGAGGACCTCGACATCGACGTCGACGAGTACCGCGCGGACATCCAGTCCGCCGTCTCGGCGGCGACGAACCTCTCGGTCAACGCCGTCTACCCGACGACGCAGACCGCGCCGACGCTCATCGCCAAAGCGACGAGCGAGGCGAAGGCCGTCGGCATCAGCGCCGCTATCGCCGAACCGGACCTCGTGCCGGACCTCGTCGCGAAGGCGGACGCGCAGCTCCGCTCGCTCGCGGCGCAGATCGACGACGAAGAGGCGCTCCCGGAGGAACTGCGCGGCGTGGAAGCGCCCGCAGCGCCCGCCGAGGAGTCCGCCGAGGAGGAATCGCCTGACGAAGAAGACGCAGACGCCGACCAGGCGGCCGAGGAAGACGCCGACGACGACGACGACGACGACGACGGCGGCGACGCACTCGGCGCGATGTTCGGCTAATCAACACTAACGGAGAACACAACAATGGAATACGTTTACGCAGCTCTCATCCTGAACGAAACGGGCGAAGAAATCAACGAAGACAACGTCACCGCGGTGCTCGAAGCCGCCGGCGTCGACGTCGAGGAATCCCGCGTCAAGGCGCTCGTCGCCGCGCTGGAGGACGTCGACATCGAGGACGCCATCGAGACGGCCGCCGCGGCACCCGCCGCCGCGCCCGCCGGTGGCTCCGCCGACAGCGAAGAACTCGACACCGTCGACGAAGACGAGGCCGAGGAAGACGAGGCCGAAGCCGAAGAGGACGAAGAAGACGACGAGGCCTCCGGCGAGGGTCTCGGCAACCTGTTCGGTTAAACCGGACGCGTCAGCCGACTCCGCCGCCTCGCTTCGACGACTACATCCCGCGTTTTTTGGCCACTCGACCGGCGAGCGACCGCTCACTCTCGCACACACCGCGTTCGTCAGCCGAGCATCACGCGACCGTTTAAATCCGAAGACGGGACCAACTCACCGGGATGGACCCGCTCGCGGTCGGACTCGTCCCCTCAGTTCGCCCGACGCTCGCGCTCGCGCCGACGGCGGAGTTACTGCTGTTCGCCGTCTGCGGCGTCTGCCTCGGCACCGTGAGCGGACTCGTACCGGGCGTCCACGCGAACAACTTCGCGCTACTGCTGGCGGCGGTCGGCCCGACGCTTCCGGGGTCGCAGACCGCCGTCGGTGCGGCGATTCTCGCCGCCGGCGTCGTCCACACGTTTCTCGACGTGGTGCCGGCGCTCGCGCTCGGCGTTCCCGACCCGGCGATGGCGGCGACGGCGCTACCCGGTCACCGCCTCGTCGTCGCCGGCCGAGGGCGGGAGGCGCTCAGACTCTCCGCGTTGGGTAGCGTACTCGCCGTCGCGCTGGCGGTACCGCTCGCGCTGCCGGTGACGTGGCTGATGACGGAGGCGTATCCGGTCGTCCGGGCGTACCTTCCGGTCGTTCTCTCGGCCGTCGTCTTGCTCCTGTTCGTCACCGAACCGTCCCGTCGTGCGGCGCTCGCAGGCGCGTTCTGTTTCGTCCTCGCGTCCGCTCTCGGCGTCTCGACGCTCGATCTGGAACCCGAGGCACCGCTGGCGCTCGGCGGGATGCTCGCGCCGCTGTTCTCGGGGCTGTTCGGCGCGCCGGTGCTACTCGACGCGTTCGACGGTGCAGGCGTCCCGCCGCAGGACGACGCGGCGCTTGCGCTCTCCGGTCGGGAGGTCGGCTGGACCGCCGGGGCCGGGTCGCTCGCGGGCGCGTTCGTCGGATATCTACCGGGCGTATCGGCTGCTGTCGCGTCGGTGCTGTCGCTGCCGCTCGTGCCGGACGTCGACGACGAGGGCGCGCGCGAGTTTCTCGTCGCGTCGAGTGGTGCCAACACGTCGAACACGGTTTTTGCGCTGTTCGCCCTCGTCACGCTCGGGACGCCGCGGACCGGCGTGATGGTCGCACTCGAAGACGGCGGCGGTGGCGTCGGTGCGGGGGCCCTCCCCGCGCTGTTGGCGACGACCGCTCTCGCTGCGCTCGCGGGGTTCGTGCTCGTCGTGGTCGTCGGCGACAGCTATCTCCGCGTGGTCGGGCGGACGAACTACGCCGTCGTCTCGGCGACGATACTCGTTCTCCTGGTCGCGCTCTCGTGGCTGTTCGCCGGTCTCGTCGGCGTCGGGGTTTTCGTCGTCGCCTCGCTCGTGGGCCTCGTTCCGGTGCGACTCCGTACGCGGCGCGTCCACCTGATGGGCGTCCTCGTCGGTCCGCTCGTTCTGGGCGTTTGAGTCGCATCCGCACACCGTCCGGCGGTCTGCGGCGGGCGACGAACCGGGAATGAAAGACAATCGTTAAAAGTCGTCGCCGGGTTTGTCTGGGTATGAGCCAGTCGGAACAGCGACAGGAGCGACAGTGCGTCTCCTGTGGCATCAACATCGCCGGGATGAGCGCGGCGTCGTTCAAGTGCCCGGACTGCGGGCTGACCATCTACCGATGCGCGAAGTGCCGCAAACAGAGCAACCTCTACGAGTGCCCGGACTGCGGGTTCATGGGGCCGTAATCATGGGGAAAGTCGCAGCCAAGATGAAAGTCATGCCGCAGAGCCCCGAGATCGACCTCGACGAACTGCAGGAGCGTCTCGAAGACGCGCTGCCCGAGGGCGGGAAGATCAACGGCTTCGAGCGCGACGAAGTTGCATTCGGTCTCGTCGCCCTCCTGCCGACGGTCATCGTCCCCGACGACGCCGGCGGCACGGAGGCCATCGAGGAATCGTTCAGCAACGTCGACGGCGTCGAGAGCGTCGCCGTCGAGAACGTCGGTCGCATCTAAGACCCACCTTTTTACTGCGGAGGGTGCGCTCCGCACACCCCCGCTTGCAAAAATCTGGACTAGAAAGCCGTTCGTGCGGCTTGACGGTCCCGCTCGCGGTCCGGATTCTCGTTCGCCGGCAGCACCGCTACGAGCGACCGCTACCGTCCACAGCGACTACCGTACTGCGACGAACGCTTATCAGCGAAGACGGGGCCAGACATCCCATGCGCTGACGAGTCGTCACGGAGCGGTCGAGGCGGGTGCACGGCGCGCCGCTCCGCGAGTCGTGGGAATCGGTGTGCCGTCTGTTCGCCACCAGAGCCCGAGGTTCGTTCGAGTCGAGCGTTCGAAGAGTGGTGTCTGTCCGGGAGACGTCCACTACCTGGAAGTCGACAGCGAGCGTCGAGTGACTACGCCTCTCCGACCGCGTCGCGTTCTCCGTACTCCTTCAGTGCGACCCCGGCGAGGACGCCGAGTCCTCCTCCGACGCCGATGCCGAAGATCAGCAGTTGTCCGCCGAACGCCGGGAACAGCGCCGCGAGGGCGAGTCCGAGCATCGAACCGAGGAGCAGTCCGATGACGACGCCGAATCCGAACATCTCGGCTTTGGCGCTCGAATCCCACCTGGCGTGGACGTCGCCCGGTTCGGTTGGTGACGATTCCGACTGTGCTTCGGCGTCGGGAGTCAGCGAGTCTGTGAGTGAGGTTGTCTCTTGTACCATAAGGAAGTGTACGAGTTTCATGGTATAAGGTAACGCGGAACGTATCGCGTTAGCGTACGTACTCGCAGTACGGACCGATATCGAGGAAGGAGGGTGTACTTCGACGTATCGCACCCTTCGGTGCCGACAGCAGATTGCGTCAGTCGAGCGCCGCGTCGAACGCCTGCTGGAAGTCGGCCTTCTGGTCGTCGACGTGTTCGATGCCGACGCTGACGCGGATGAGACTGTCGGTGAGGCCGGCGGCGACGCGCTCCTCGCGCGGAATCGCGGCGTGGGTCATCGGTGCGGGCTGTTCGATGAGACTCTCGACGCCGCCGAGGCTCTCGGCGAGCGTGAACACCTCGGTGTTCGAGACGACCGCGCTCGCCTGGTCGAGCGTGCCGTCGAACTCGAAGCTGAGCATGCCGCCGAAGTCGTCCATCTGCGAGGCGGCGACGTCGTGTTGCGGGTGCGAGTCGAGTCCCGGGTAGTAGACCCGGTCGACCGCCTCGTGGTCGTCGAGCCACTGAGCGAGCTCGCGGGCGTTGTCGCAGTGGCGGTCCATCCGGACGGGGAGCGTCTTCGTCCCGCGGAGGACGAGGAAGCAGTCGAACGGACTCGGCGTCGCGCCGACGCTGTTCTGATAGAACCCGAACCGCTCGTCAAGTTCCTCGTCGTCGGTGACGAGCGCGCCGCCGACCACGTCGGAGTGGCCGCCGAGATACTTCGTCAGCGAGTGGCTGACGACGTCCGCGCCGTGTTCGAGCGGGCGCTGGAGGTACGGCGTCGCGAAGGTGTTGTCGACGGCGCAGAGCGCGTCGTTGTCGTGCGCGATGTCGGCGAGCGCCGCGATGTCGTTGACGCGCATGAGCGGATTCGTCGGCGTCTCGACCCACAGCAGCTTCGTCTCCTCGCGCATCGCGCCGGCGACGGCGTCGTGGTCGGTGGTGTCGACGAAGTCGAACTCCACGTCGTACTGCTCGTACACCTGCGTGAAGATGCGGTGGGTTCCGCCGTAGACGTCGTCGCCGGTGACGACGTGGTCGCCGGATTCGAGCAGGTTCATCACGGTGTTTATCGAGCCCATTCCCGAGGAGAAACACCGGCCGTGCGCGCCGCCTTCGAGGCTGGCGAGGTTCTCTTCGAGGGCCGTCCGCGTCGGGTTGCCCGTCCGCGAGTACTCGTAGCCGCGGTGCTCGCCCGGCGCGTCCTGTTCATACGTCGAGTTGGCGTAGATGGGCGTCATCAGCGCCCCCGTCTCGGAATCGGGTTCCTGTCCGTCGTGAATCGCGCGCGTCTCGATTCGTGGCTCCGAACTGTCGTCCATACGGAGGTCTGTTCGTACGGGCGTGTTACTCTTACTCTTCCGCGGCGCGGGAACGTGTCTTTTATAATCCGACCGTGAGTAACCCACTCCACGACCATGCCGAGTTCGAACGGTCCACTCAAGGGAAGCACGAGAGGCAAGCTGACGAACCATCCGCGAGAGCGCGGGACCTCCCCGCCGCAGCGCGCGATTCAGGAGTTCGAGGAGGGACAGAAAGTCCACCTCAACATCGACCCGAGCGTCCGCAAAGGTCGATTCCACCCGCGTTTC of Haloprofundus halophilus contains these proteins:
- a CDS encoding 50S ribosomal protein L11, translated to MAGTIEVLVPGGQANPGPPLGPELGPTPVDVQAVVQEINDQTDAFDGMEVPVTVEYEDDGSFEISVGVPPTTALIKDEAGFDSGSGTPQSEFVADLSVEQVKKIAEQKSTDLLAYDVKNAAKEVGGTCVTLGVTIEGEDARTFKQRVDSGEYDDVLAEQSEASA
- a CDS encoding 50S ribosomal protein L1, with product MADDSIVQAVSRALDEAPARNFSETVDLAVNLRDLDLNDPSNRVDESIVLPSGTGQDTQIVVFATGETALRAEDVADDVLDGNDLEELGDDSDAAKDLADETDFFVAEANMMQDIGRYLGTVLGPRGKMPTPLQPDDDVVEVVNRMKNTVQLRSRDRRTFHTRVGADSMSAEEIADNIDVIVRRLEADLEKGPLNIDSIYVKTTMGPSVEVAG
- a CDS encoding 50S ribosomal protein L10, with protein sequence MSESESVRKTETIPQWKQDEVDELVDFVENYASVGVVGVTGIPSRQLQNMRRELHGSAAVRMSRNTLLVRALEQVDSGYEDLVEHIDGQVALVGTNDNPFGLYKQLEASKTPAPINAGEIAPNDIVIPEGDTGVDPGPFVGELQQVGAQARIMDGSIKVTEDSTVLETGEEVSAELANVLNELGIEPKEVGLDLRAVYSEGTLFDPEDLDIDVDEYRADIQSAVSAATNLSVNAVYPTTQTAPTLIAKATSEAKAVGISAAIAEPDLVPDLVAKADAQLRSLAAQIDDEEALPEELRGVEAPAAPAEESAEEESPDEEDADADQAAEEDADDDDDDDDGGDALGAMFG
- the rpl12p gene encoding 50S ribosomal protein P1: MEYVYAALILNETGEEINEDNVTAVLEAAGVDVEESRVKALVAALEDVDIEDAIETAAAAPAAAPAGGSADSEELDTVDEDEAEEDEAEAEEDEEDDEASGEGLGNLFG
- a CDS encoding tripartite tricarboxylate transporter permease yields the protein MDPLAVGLVPSVRPTLALAPTAELLLFAVCGVCLGTVSGLVPGVHANNFALLLAAVGPTLPGSQTAVGAAILAAGVVHTFLDVVPALALGVPDPAMAATALPGHRLVVAGRGREALRLSALGSVLAVALAVPLALPVTWLMTEAYPVVRAYLPVVLSAVVLLLFVTEPSRRAALAGAFCFVLASALGVSTLDLEPEAPLALGGMLAPLFSGLFGAPVLLDAFDGAGVPPQDDAALALSGREVGWTAGAGSLAGAFVGYLPGVSAAVASVLSLPLVPDVDDEGAREFLVASSGANTSNTVFALFALVTLGTPRTGVMVALEDGGGGVGAGALPALLATTALAALAGFVLVVVVGDSYLRVVGRTNYAVVSATILVLLVALSWLFAGLVGVGVFVVASLVGLVPVRLRTRRVHLMGVLVGPLVLGV
- a CDS encoding HVO_2753 family zinc finger protein yields the protein MSQSEQRQERQCVSCGINIAGMSAASFKCPDCGLTIYRCAKCRKQSNLYECPDCGFMGP
- a CDS encoding elongation factor 1-beta, producing the protein MGKVAAKMKVMPQSPEIDLDELQERLEDALPEGGKINGFERDEVAFGLVALLPTVIVPDDAGGTEAIEESFSNVDGVESVAVENVGRI
- a CDS encoding cystathionine gamma-synthase, with amino-acid sequence MDDSSEPRIETRAIHDGQEPDSETGALMTPIYANSTYEQDAPGEHRGYEYSRTGNPTRTALEENLASLEGGAHGRCFSSGMGSINTVMNLLESGDHVVTGDDVYGGTHRIFTQVYEQYDVEFDFVDTTDHDAVAGAMREETKLLWVETPTNPLMRVNDIAALADIAHDNDALCAVDNTFATPYLQRPLEHGADVVSHSLTKYLGGHSDVVGGALVTDDEELDERFGFYQNSVGATPSPFDCFLVLRGTKTLPVRMDRHCDNARELAQWLDDHEAVDRVYYPGLDSHPQHDVAASQMDDFGGMLSFEFDGTLDQASAVVSNTEVFTLAESLGGVESLIEQPAPMTHAAIPREERVAAGLTDSLIRVSVGIEHVDDQKADFQQAFDAALD
- a CDS encoding 50S ribosomal protein L21e, with protein sequence MPSSNGPLKGSTRGKLTNHPRERGTSPPQRAIQEFEEGQKVHLNIDPSVRKGRFHPRFNGHTGEVLGKQGRAFKVEINDGGKAKTVITRPAHLRAQK